The following are encoded together in the Kingella negevensis genome:
- a CDS encoding hemerythrin domain-containing protein: MKRHAALINLSQEHHHTLALCLRILRDPEQNHQKDITEHFLDLEKHFSTEERQFAPLWSALNRSDLRERFEHDHAQLRQMFQAAKFDDTEWNTQFATLLRDHARFEERELFPELETKAL, from the coding sequence ATGAAACGACACGCCGCTTTAATTAACCTTTCTCAGGAACATCATCACACCTTAGCTTTGTGTTTACGCATTTTGCGCGACCCTGAGCAAAATCATCAAAAAGACATCACCGAACATTTCCTTGATTTAGAAAAACATTTCAGCACAGAAGAACGCCAATTTGCACCGTTATGGTCAGCACTCAACCGCTCCGATTTACGCGAACGCTTTGAACACGACCACGCGCAACTGCGTCAAATGTTTCAGGCTGCAAAATTTGATGATACTGAATGGAACACCCAATTTGCCACCTTGCTGCGCGACCATGCCCGTTTTGAAGAACGAGAGTTGTTTCCCGAATTAGAAACGAAAGCGTTATAA
- the hemC gene encoding hydroxymethylbilane synthase yields the protein MTTPKKLVIASRESALAMWQAKHIQAQLQALYPECEVSIEGMTTKGDQILDRTLSKIGGKGLFIKELETALQENRADLAVHSIKDVPMDLPEGFALVAIGERANPFDAFVSNQYARLEDLPKGAVVGTSSLRREAQLRARFPHLVVKPLRGNLQTRLAKLDNGDYDAIILAAAGLERLELHERIRCMLSPADSLPAAGQGALGIEIAAHRADLVAALLPLNHAKTAACVTAERALARALGGSCQVPLAAYCTADDAGLLTLHGLVAHPDGSVMLTADAQAPAEYADALGRAVAKKLADDGAVELIAAVLAEQTAS from the coding sequence ATGACAACACCCAAAAAATTAGTGATTGCCAGCCGCGAAAGCGCATTAGCCATGTGGCAAGCCAAACACATTCAAGCCCAACTGCAAGCCCTGTATCCCGAATGCGAAGTCAGCATTGAAGGCATGACAACCAAAGGAGACCAAATCCTAGACCGCACCCTATCTAAAATCGGCGGCAAAGGCTTGTTTATCAAAGAACTAGAAACCGCGCTGCAAGAAAATCGCGCCGATTTGGCCGTACATTCCATTAAAGACGTGCCGATGGATTTGCCCGAAGGTTTCGCCTTGGTAGCGATTGGCGAACGCGCCAACCCGTTTGACGCATTCGTGTCCAATCAATATGCACGTTTGGAAGACTTGCCCAAAGGCGCGGTAGTTGGTACGTCCAGCTTGCGCCGAGAAGCACAGTTACGCGCCCGTTTTCCGCATTTAGTTGTGAAACCTTTGCGCGGCAATCTGCAAACCCGTTTAGCCAAATTGGATAACGGTGATTATGATGCGATTATCCTTGCTGCCGCAGGTTTGGAACGCCTTGAATTGCACGAGCGCATTCGTTGCATGTTGTCGCCAGCAGACAGCTTGCCAGCCGCAGGGCAAGGCGCATTGGGCATTGAAATTGCCGCGCACCGTGCCGACTTGGTGGCAGCCCTATTGCCATTGAACCACGCCAAAACCGCCGCTTGCGTTACCGCAGAACGCGCGTTGGCGCGAGCATTGGGCGGCAGTTGCCAAGTACCATTGGCGGCGTATTGCACGGCTGATGACGCAGGTTTACTGACACTTCACGGCTTGGTGGCGCACCCTGACGGTTCGGTTATGCTGACCGCAGACGCGCAAGCCCCTGCGGAATATGCAGACGCATTGGGTAGAGCTGTTGCCAAAAAATTGGCTGATGATGGTGCGGTAGAATTGATTGCGGCAGTGTTGGCGGAGCAAACTGCAAGCTAA
- a CDS encoding transporter substrate-binding domain-containing protein — protein MKKLAILACSILALSACQNESQQQKAEPKEPPTAAPATANSSEKVYTVMSESDTLPFIMRDPKSPSGATGFEHDLLEAIAQKQGFKLKYDVHTWVGLFDTLNTGKADIVAGAVTMTDERAQTMDFSQPHYDYHYVMLVKNELGSAKGFAALKGKKISLQQGSVSESLVPMFGLADKSNIIKQSTIWLAAKDVLRGSADAVIGSDAPLSYYAKEYPDSKAVIVHDESLPVQHYAFAVKKGNAELLAKLNEGLAAVKADGTYETLRKKYWK, from the coding sequence ATGAAAAAATTAGCCATTTTAGCTTGCAGTATTTTGGCACTTAGCGCATGTCAAAACGAAAGCCAACAACAAAAAGCAGAACCAAAAGAACCCCCCACCGCCGCACCAGCCACCGCCAACAGCAGCGAAAAAGTCTACACCGTCATGTCCGAATCTGATACCCTCCCCTTCATCATGCGCGACCCCAAAAGTCCAAGTGGTGCAACAGGGTTTGAACACGACCTATTAGAAGCCATCGCCCAAAAGCAAGGCTTCAAACTCAAATACGATGTACACACATGGGTTGGACTGTTTGACACACTCAACACAGGAAAAGCCGACATTGTCGCAGGTGCCGTAACCATGACCGACGAACGCGCCCAAACCATGGACTTTTCACAACCGCATTACGATTACCACTACGTTATGCTGGTTAAAAACGAATTAGGTTCAGCCAAAGGATTCGCCGCCTTAAAAGGCAAAAAAATCTCCCTGCAACAAGGTTCCGTATCCGAATCACTCGTCCCTATGTTTGGGCTTGCCGACAAAAGCAACATCATCAAACAAAGCACCATCTGGTTAGCTGCCAAAGACGTACTCAGAGGCAGTGCAGATGCCGTCATTGGTAGCGATGCACCTTTGAGCTATTACGCCAAAGAATACCCCGACAGCAAAGCCGTTATCGTGCATGACGAATCACTGCCCGTTCAACACTACGCATTCGCCGTGAAAAAAGGCAATGCCGAGTTACTCGCCAAACTCAACGAAGGCTTAGCCGCCGTGAAAGCAGACGGCACTTACGAGACCCTACGCAAAAAATACTGGAAATAA
- a CDS encoding NnrS family protein: MKTLLAYTKPSHPVWAMAFRPLYLLTSAYAVLSILLWGFGYQGTRALPSYFWHSHEMIWGYAGAVVVAFLLTAVATWTGQPPVRGKFLMAIVGAWILARISAFLPTGLLTAFFGTAFYWLAAYGMGESVYRSRNSRNYLAVVALFLIGVSHLSFHIYLHKLDNGALANGLHAGLMLVAGFIGLIGNRIIPFFTSRRLNTPQIGSPQWAITAALVLPMTSALLMMTQTAVALTFYLNLFAGVLGCVQVKRWFDKAILREPMLWTLHAGYAFSSVGLIFMAFGVAAPQTMSLGVHLLSVGGMGLLTISMMTRTALGHTGRALYPAPKWLPTAFWLMVAAAVLRAFAAVMLYVNTTAYMHSRTCSAILFAASLTIYFVRYFPWLTQPRVDGKAG; the protein is encoded by the coding sequence ATGAAAACCCTACTTGCTTACACCAAACCCAGCCACCCCGTTTGGGCAATGGCATTCCGTCCACTTTATCTACTCACGTCCGCCTACGCCGTGTTATCCATCTTATTATGGGGGTTCGGCTACCAAGGCACACGCGCACTGCCATCTTATTTTTGGCACTCGCACGAAATGATTTGGGGCTACGCAGGCGCAGTTGTTGTTGCCTTTTTACTGACCGCAGTCGCCACATGGACAGGACAACCACCCGTACGCGGCAAATTCCTAATGGCAATCGTTGGCGCATGGATTTTGGCACGAATCAGTGCATTCTTGCCAACAGGCTTACTCACCGCCTTTTTCGGCACAGCGTTTTACTGGCTCGCCGCATACGGCATGGGCGAATCCGTGTACCGCAGCCGCAATTCACGCAACTATTTAGCCGTAGTCGCCCTGTTCCTGATTGGTGTCAGCCATCTCTCATTCCATATTTATCTGCACAAACTAGACAACGGCGCACTCGCCAACGGTTTACACGCAGGTTTAATGCTCGTAGCAGGTTTCATCGGCTTGATTGGCAACCGCATTATCCCATTCTTCACATCACGCCGACTGAACACCCCACAAATCGGCAGCCCACAATGGGCAATCACCGCCGCACTCGTTTTGCCGATGACTTCCGCGCTATTGATGATGACACAAACCGCAGTCGCATTAACCTTTTATTTGAACCTATTTGCTGGCGTGTTGGGCTGCGTGCAAGTGAAACGCTGGTTTGACAAAGCCATTTTGCGCGAACCGATGTTGTGGACGCTGCACGCAGGTTATGCATTTTCATCAGTTGGCTTGATTTTCATGGCGTTTGGCGTTGCCGCACCGCAAACCATGAGCTTAGGCGTACATTTATTGTCAGTCGGCGGCATGGGCTTGCTCACCATCAGCATGATGACACGCACCGCATTGGGACACACAGGACGCGCCCTATACCCAGCACCCAAATGGTTGCCAACCGCATTTTGGTTAATGGTTGCCGCAGCCGTGCTTCGCGCATTTGCCGCCGTGATGCTGTATGTAAACACCACCGCCTATATGCACTCACGCACTTGCTCCGCGATTTTATTCGCCGCGTCATTAACGATTTACTTCGTGCGCTATTTCCCATGGCTAACGCAACCGCGCGTTGATGGCAAAGCAGGTTAA
- a CDS encoding NGO1151 family protein, translating into MEDLEQRLDYLEEVNDKLHMQNRVLAAALQGFLRALPQDMAEDVVESVQAAFEDEVAELGYTNSVHADLFQDAVDEFFRSKR; encoded by the coding sequence ATGGAAGATTTAGAGCAACGTTTGGACTATTTGGAAGAGGTAAACGATAAATTACACATGCAAAATCGTGTGTTGGCGGCTGCACTTCAAGGTTTCTTGCGTGCGCTGCCACAGGATATGGCGGAAGATGTCGTGGAATCTGTTCAGGCTGCGTTTGAAGATGAAGTGGCTGAACTGGGTTATACCAATAGCGTTCATGCTGATTTGTTTCAAGACGCGGTGGACGAATTTTTCCGTTCCAAACGTTAA
- a CDS encoding DnaJ domain-containing protein, with protein sequence MRTHYDNLHVPRNADADTIRKAYRRLSKQYHPDYNPDPNAHRIMQIINRAYEVLSDPTMRARHDLWIREQEALEMESEYQIVVTSRKNVVVSQPENKKEDSHKKRNLYMLIIGVCVILTALLALQVTYMVGHRQVVEQQPTVIVVQPENGTTATVSQAASNVTVASTTPATTAYIRPTTAPNGTPFPQDSSYISGYTQVRSQTGKMRIIVENIRNSSDVFAELYTTDQPQVLRTFFLNERSQFVLDGLDAGTYAIRYRQLDDGEEMHTENISLNDYARDATVYLQRGHAPSVSY encoded by the coding sequence ATGCGTACTCACTACGATAATTTACACGTTCCGCGTAATGCTGATGCCGACACCATTCGCAAAGCATACCGCCGTTTATCCAAACAATACCACCCAGACTACAATCCAGACCCCAACGCTCACCGCATCATGCAAATCATCAATCGCGCGTATGAAGTTTTATCCGACCCGACGATGCGTGCGCGACACGATTTGTGGATTCGAGAGCAAGAAGCGTTGGAAATGGAAAGCGAATATCAGATTGTGGTTACATCTCGCAAAAATGTCGTGGTATCGCAGCCTGAAAACAAAAAAGAAGATTCGCATAAAAAGCGTAACTTATATATGTTGATTATTGGTGTATGTGTGATTCTAACCGCCCTGCTCGCCTTACAAGTTACCTATATGGTTGGGCATCGCCAAGTAGTCGAACAACAGCCGACTGTGATTGTGGTGCAGCCTGAAAATGGCACAACTGCCACGGTTTCGCAAGCTGCATCAAATGTAACCGTTGCCAGCACCACACCCGCAACAACTGCTTACATTCGCCCAACCACCGCACCCAATGGCACACCGTTCCCACAAGATTCATCGTATATCAGTGGTTACACCCAAGTGCGCAGCCAAACAGGAAAAATGCGTATCATCGTGGAAAACATCCGCAACAGCTCAGACGTATTCGCCGAACTTTATACGACTGACCAACCGCAAGTTTTACGCACCTTCTTCCTGAACGAGCGCAGCCAATTTGTGTTAGACGGCTTAGACGCAGGCACATACGCCATTCGTTACCGCCAGTTAGACGACGGCGAAGAAATGCACACTGAAAACATTTCGCTCAATGATTACGCGCGTGATGCCACCGTTTACTTACAACGTGGGCACGCACCGTCAGTCAGCTACTAA
- a CDS encoding RrF2 family transcriptional regulator, whose product MYLTQQTDYALRVLIYAAVNDEDLVNIATIAQTYNISKSHLMKVVTMLVKGGFLASVRGKGGGLRLGQKPEDIRVGAVVRLMEPLQIAECFRDDNQCLITCNCRLAEILGGGIKAFLNHLDGYTLADLLNKTTQDILYVPKIPIVQES is encoded by the coding sequence ATGTATCTCACACAACAAACAGATTACGCCTTGCGCGTGTTAATTTATGCTGCGGTAAACGATGAAGATTTGGTGAATATCGCTACGATTGCTCAAACGTATAACATTTCCAAAAGCCATTTGATGAAAGTGGTAACCATGTTAGTAAAAGGCGGTTTTTTAGCCAGCGTTCGCGGCAAAGGCGGCGGTTTGCGCTTGGGGCAAAAGCCTGAAGACATTCGCGTGGGTGCAGTTGTGCGCTTGATGGAACCTTTGCAAATTGCCGAATGTTTCCGCGATGATAACCAATGCTTGATTACTTGCAACTGCCGTTTAGCGGAAATTTTGGGCGGCGGCATTAAAGCCTTTTTGAATCATTTGGACGGCTACACGCTGGCGGATTTGCTCAACAAAACCACGCAAGATATTTTGTACGTTCCGAAAATTCCGATTGTGCAAGAATCTTAA
- a CDS encoding uroporphyrinogen-III synthase has translation MPNILIIRPQNRQAEDAQICQQHGWTPIPFAPIRIQTQPENLARLPEQIAQADAIFWVSPTAVETTQISGSLKTIPNIAVGAATAKALQHIGATQIVHSETGNDSEAALVLPIWDTLPHGANILIVRGQNGRETLAETLRQRGFNITYAEIYRREPQPLDWTIFQAAPPQAAWVTSSEMAQAVFAQAPPTYTQTLNSLIYFTHHARIAHTLSACGAQNAQLVRQLAEGLSHYSLHSFPLETIND, from the coding sequence ATGCCCAACATCCTAATCATCCGCCCACAAAACCGCCAAGCCGAAGACGCGCAAATCTGCCAACAACACGGCTGGACACCAATCCCATTCGCCCCCATTCGCATTCAAACGCAGCCTGAAAACCTAGCGCGGTTGCCCGAACAAATCGCCCAAGCAGACGCGATTTTTTGGGTTAGCCCAACTGCGGTAGAAACCACGCAAATTTCAGGCAGCCTGAAAACAATCCCAAACATCGCAGTAGGCGCAGCAACCGCCAAAGCCCTGCAACACATCGGCGCAACCCAAATCGTCCACAGCGAAACAGGCAACGACAGCGAAGCCGCGCTGGTGTTGCCGATTTGGGACACCCTGCCACACGGCGCAAATATCCTAATCGTGCGCGGACAAAACGGGCGCGAAACCCTAGCCGAAACCCTGCGCCAACGTGGTTTCAACATAACCTACGCCGAGATTTACCGCCGCGAACCCCAACCGCTAGACTGGACAATTTTTCAGGCTGCCCCCCCCCAAGCCGCATGGGTAACATCGTCCGAAATGGCACAAGCCGTTTTCGCGCAAGCGCCGCCAACTTATACGCAAACGCTCAATTCCTTGATATACTTCACACATCACGCCCGAATTGCACACACCTTATCAGCGTGTGGCGCACAAAATGCGCAACTGGTTCGCCAGCTAGCAGAGGGGCTTTCTCACTATTCTTTACACAGTTTCCCACTGGAGACAATAAATGACTGA
- a CDS encoding RNA-binding S4 domain-containing protein, which translates to MEKELDHTMRLDKWLWAARFFKTRSLASKHIELGRVQVNGVKTKTSKYIIVGDVIDLTLNSLPYKLTVLKLNHQRRPAPEARLLYQEDEKTAVQREAQKLLDQASRITAAYPDGRPTKRDRRQLDKVKRGDW; encoded by the coding sequence ATGGAAAAAGAATTAGACCACACCATGCGCCTAGACAAATGGCTATGGGCAGCCCGATTTTTCAAAACACGCAGTCTCGCCAGCAAACACATCGAACTCGGGCGCGTGCAAGTAAACGGCGTAAAAACCAAAACCAGCAAATACATCATCGTTGGCGACGTGATTGACTTAACGCTCAATTCCCTGCCCTACAAACTCACCGTACTCAAGCTCAACCACCAACGCCGCCCAGCACCCGAAGCCCGTTTACTCTATCAAGAAGACGAAAAAACCGCCGTGCAACGCGAAGCACAAAAATTGCTAGACCAAGCCAGCCGAATCACCGCAGCCTACCCAGACGGCAGACCCACCAAACGCGACCGTCGTCAGCTAGACAAAGTGAAACGCGGCGATTGGTAA
- a CDS encoding glycosyltransferase family 2 protein — protein sequence MTNPTVAIITATIGRAELERAIQSVAAQTHPCTRYVFVDGKQHAAAARPILERYPHVKAVYLPVNTGANGWYNSHINAAAPFIAQEDIICFLDDDNWYREDHVASVVETFAQSQADYVYTLRNFYNAQNQFMCRDDMESLGEWECKLANQRIDIPLTVLNETQFVKTPEVLQTHMIDVNCFAMTRKTAQEIASEWCIVGLGNDGKVFKKLRELNKKYVGTGRYTVNYFCDNAVRMKGLYEVLLQWLPVDEVNKLIEDYIIRTQEAHHQLYGGRPWAKE from the coding sequence ATGACAAATCCAACCGTAGCCATCATTACCGCCACCATCGGACGCGCCGAACTTGAACGCGCCATACAAAGCGTTGCCGCGCAAACCCATCCCTGCACACGTTATGTATTTGTGGACGGCAAACAACACGCCGCAGCCGCACGCCCAATTCTCGAGCGTTATCCGCACGTCAAAGCCGTGTATCTGCCCGTGAACACAGGCGCAAACGGCTGGTACAACAGCCACATCAACGCCGCCGCACCATTTATCGCACAAGAAGACATCATCTGCTTTTTAGACGATGACAACTGGTATCGAGAAGACCACGTCGCCAGCGTGGTAGAAACCTTCGCACAAAGCCAAGCGGATTACGTTTACACGCTGCGCAATTTCTACAACGCACAAAACCAATTCATGTGCCGCGACGACATGGAATCGCTAGGCGAATGGGAATGCAAACTCGCCAATCAACGCATTGATATTCCACTTACCGTGTTGAATGAAACCCAATTTGTCAAAACACCCGAAGTATTGCAAACCCACATGATAGACGTAAACTGCTTCGCCATGACCCGAAAAACCGCGCAAGAAATCGCCTCCGAGTGGTGCATTGTCGGATTAGGCAACGATGGCAAAGTATTCAAAAAACTGCGTGAATTGAATAAAAAATACGTTGGCACAGGGCGTTATACCGTAAATTATTTTTGCGACAACGCCGTCAGAATGAAAGGCTTGTACGAAGTCCTTTTACAATGGTTGCCCGTTGATGAAGTAAACAAACTGATTGAAGACTACATTATCCGCACCCAAGAAGCCCACCACCAACTCTACGGCGGCAGACCATGGGCAAAAGAATAG
- the rnhA gene encoding ribonuclease HI, producing the protein MEKTVYLYTDGACKGNPGVGGWGALLRYGSHEKELFGGEVDTTNNRMELTAIIEGLAQLTRPCHVVICTDSQYVKNGMESWIHGWKKNGWKTASKQPVKNETLWRRLDELAAQHQIEWTWVRGHTGHPENERADELANMGAARAGKK; encoded by the coding sequence ATGGAAAAAACCGTTTATCTTTACACAGACGGCGCGTGCAAGGGCAATCCTGGTGTTGGGGGTTGGGGGGCATTGTTGCGTTATGGCTCGCACGAAAAGGAATTGTTCGGCGGCGAAGTGGACACAACCAACAATCGCATGGAACTCACGGCGATTATTGAAGGATTGGCGCAACTCACGCGCCCATGCCATGTGGTGATTTGCACCGATTCGCAATATGTGAAAAATGGCATGGAAAGCTGGATTCACGGTTGGAAAAAAAATGGCTGGAAAACCGCATCGAAACAGCCCGTAAAAAATGAAACATTGTGGCGACGTTTAGACGAACTCGCCGCGCAACACCAAATAGAGTGGACTTGGGTGCGTGGACACACAGGACACCCAGAAAACGAGCGTGCTGATGAACTCGCCAACATGGGCGCAGCACGAGCAGGAAAAAAATAA
- a CDS encoding uroporphyrinogen-III C-methyltransferase codes for MTDSQNKQENQTVPAVTQPEKPLAPTAQPQQIVIEKTGGKGMATGALVLSLLALGASGLLFVQGQNTLNTQKLAFEQDLNNAALGNSQNAVLLQNTLAKQDAIDAQITKLLASQESSAKTLNNVNLAYAELLKGRVNWLVDEVEVTLNVASQQLLLSGNVPVATNVLENIERRLQRFEQPELLPIKQAISDDLNGLKSRPYLNITGTALRLERLDSSVDALPLLVDNTLKAENAEVEPVSQAGNFWNRALDGTVALMKSMVEVRKLDNGDQMLLSPEQIYVLRQNLHVRLIDARLALLQNNGDIYKTDLEDVEGAIKQYFDTSAPAAQAMLKELAELKTLEIRRISDDALKNSLAAVRAYQDSVRTSAPVVLPENPMVAPVVPTNTAPASVPAKAASVPAAAASVPAKAASVPVQAASEAAKPKAASEPKKVEKPAEKPKAEQKQPEKGAKA; via the coding sequence ATGACTGACTCACAAAATAAACAGGAAAATCAAACCGTTCCTGCGGTAACGCAGCCTGAAAAACCGCTTGCCCCAACCGCGCAACCACAGCAAATCGTGATTGAAAAAACAGGCGGCAAAGGCATGGCAACGGGCGCATTGGTGTTATCTTTGTTAGCACTGGGCGCGAGTGGTCTCTTGTTTGTGCAAGGGCAAAACACGCTAAACACGCAAAAATTAGCGTTTGAACAAGATTTAAATAACGCTGCGTTGGGTAACAGCCAAAACGCCGTTTTGTTGCAAAACACGTTGGCAAAACAAGACGCGATTGACGCGCAAATCACCAAATTGTTGGCAAGCCAAGAAAGCAGCGCGAAAACGCTGAACAACGTGAATTTGGCGTATGCAGAATTATTGAAAGGGCGCGTGAATTGGCTGGTTGATGAAGTGGAAGTTACGCTGAACGTGGCTTCACAGCAATTATTGTTATCAGGCAATGTGCCAGTGGCAACCAACGTGTTAGAAAACATAGAACGTCGCTTGCAACGCTTTGAGCAGCCTGAATTATTGCCAATTAAACAAGCGATTAGTGATGATTTGAACGGTCTGAAAAGCCGCCCATATTTGAACATCACAGGTACGGCATTGCGTTTGGAGCGCTTGGATAGCAGCGTGGACGCGTTGCCATTGTTGGTGGACAATACCTTGAAAGCGGAAAACGCGGAAGTTGAACCTGTTTCACAAGCTGGCAATTTCTGGAATCGCGCTTTAGATGGCACGGTTGCGCTGATGAAGAGCATGGTGGAAGTGCGTAAATTGGATAACGGCGACCAAATGCTCCTCTCGCCTGAGCAGATTTATGTGTTGCGCCAAAACTTGCACGTTCGCTTGATTGACGCACGTTTGGCGTTGTTGCAAAACAATGGCGATATTTATAAAACGGACTTGGAAGACGTGGAAGGCGCAATCAAACAATATTTTGATACCAGCGCACCAGCCGCTCAAGCGATGTTGAAAGAGTTGGCAGAACTGAAAACGCTGGAAATTCGCCGTATTTCTGATGACGCGCTGAAAAACAGTTTGGCTGCGGTTCGCGCGTATCAAGACAGCGTTCGCACTTCTGCGCCTGTGGTGCTGCCTGAAAATCCAATGGTTGCGCCAGTTGTGCCAACCAATACTGCGCCAGCTTCTGTGCCAGCAAAAGCAGCTTCTGTTCCTGCGGCGGCGGCTTCTGTACCAGCAAAAGCAGCTTCAGTCCCTGTTCAGGCTGCGTCTGAAGCAGCAAAACCAAAAGCGGCTTCTGAACCGAAAAAAGTGGAAAAACCTGCTGAAAAACCAAAAGCAGAGCAAAAGCAGCCTGAAAAAGGAGCTAAGGCATGA
- a CDS encoding DUF4178 domain-containing protein has protein sequence MTEPLFHTTCPSCGAPVQIHSATAVTIICSYCSSLLTRQDNSLQDTGRDSALLQDFSPLQIGTTGTYAAQSFNIIGRLQAKYDSGIWNEWYIKFNDGTDGWLSESSDQYVIVKHTQSPNNPPEFHTIRAGVTTLDFGKRFIASDVHEITLSQATAQGELPFRLPENYQNRVSDWRSENAFLTLDYEQTPPLAYLGRTVKLNELSLGNTRDETQIRQSAGSLKGTRQSENCPNCGSPVNWITGATANIICPSCSSEIDTSNGKAELIAANNMRQAQDTASTLPLGKTGNINGTHYTVIGLVRKEEISFSDAYALMNQQNPAGYGVVPQGYWTEYLLYSPSHGFKWLVETPEDGFSLSETLADFPRLDAHNRPQGSTKLYDYGSRVSYAAGAFYWHIRANDINVYQDYRQGNSKLSAEYSRNELAWSKSTPIPYQQIAQWFNLGNAPKYTTQMKPDPVSRGLVYLMMAVFVIINIPAWLMMGTDGDGFEFSFFVSAVVLFILHGVGTSSDD, from the coding sequence ATGACTGAACCCCTATTTCACACCACCTGCCCCAGTTGCGGCGCACCCGTCCAAATCCACTCCGCCACCGCAGTAACCATCATTTGCAGCTACTGCAGCAGCCTACTCACGCGCCAAGACAACAGCCTGCAAGACACAGGACGCGATTCCGCCCTACTGCAAGACTTCAGCCCCCTACAAATCGGCACAACAGGCACATACGCCGCCCAATCCTTCAACATTATCGGGCGACTACAAGCCAAATACGACTCAGGCATTTGGAACGAATGGTACATAAAATTCAACGACGGCACAGACGGCTGGCTCTCCGAATCCAGTGACCAATACGTCATCGTTAAACACACCCAATCGCCCAATAACCCCCCAGAATTTCACACGATTCGCGCAGGGGTAACCACATTAGACTTCGGCAAACGCTTCATCGCCAGCGACGTACACGAAATCACACTCAGCCAAGCCACCGCCCAAGGCGAACTCCCTTTCAGGCTGCCTGAAAACTACCAAAATCGCGTATCCGACTGGCGCAGCGAAAACGCCTTTCTCACGCTTGACTACGAACAAACCCCACCGCTCGCCTATCTTGGGCGCACCGTCAAACTCAACGAACTATCACTAGGCAACACACGCGATGAAACCCAAATCCGCCAAAGCGCAGGCAGCCTAAAAGGCACACGCCAAAGCGAAAACTGCCCCAACTGCGGCTCGCCCGTAAACTGGATAACAGGCGCAACCGCCAATATCATCTGCCCCAGTTGCAGCAGCGAAATCGACACCAGCAACGGCAAAGCCGAATTGATTGCCGCCAACAATATGCGTCAAGCCCAAGACACCGCCAGCACTCTACCACTCGGCAAAACAGGCAACATCAACGGCACGCATTACACCGTGATTGGTCTCGTCCGCAAAGAAGAAATCAGCTTCAGCGACGCATACGCCCTGATGAACCAACAAAACCCAGCAGGTTACGGCGTTGTGCCACAAGGCTACTGGACAGAATACCTATTGTATTCCCCCAGCCACGGCTTCAAATGGTTAGTGGAAACCCCCGAAGACGGCTTCAGCCTATCCGAAACCCTCGCCGACTTCCCACGCCTAGACGCACACAACCGCCCCCAAGGCAGCACCAAACTATACGACTACGGCTCACGCGTCAGCTATGCCGCAGGTGCGTTTTATTGGCACATTCGCGCCAACGACATCAACGTCTATCAAGACTACCGCCAAGGCAACAGCAAACTCAGCGCAGAATATTCGCGCAACGAATTGGCATGGAGCAAAAGCACGCCCATTCCCTATCAGCAAATTGCCCAATGGTTCAATCTTGGCAACGCGCCCAAATACACCACACAAATGAAACCTGACCCTGTTTCACGCGGATTGGTTTATCTGATGATGGCGGTTTTTGTGATTATTAATATTCCAGCGTGGCTGATGATGGGTACTGATGGCGATGGTTTTGAATTTTCCTTTTTTGTCAGTGCAGTTGTGTTATTTATCTTACACGGCGTAGGCACTTCATCTGATGATTAA